The Lewinellaceae bacterium genome has a segment encoding these proteins:
- a CDS encoding aminopeptidase → MKKLFIILILAMMQQVSFSQYIFTDTKDNQCTEVKSQDKTGTCWSYSTTSFLESELIRMGKPKLDLSEMYTVRTIYMDKAQNYLLRQGKANFGQGGLSHDVIRAYKMAGAVPESAYSGLTEGRIQHNHSRLERELKNYLDGLISKGEVPEDWRDKVNEILDENLGPVHSSFEYAGKSLTAETFTKTLGLNPDDYITLTSFTHHPFYSKFILEIPDNYSNGFYYNVPLDDLVRITDNAINTGYTIAWDADVSEPFFMFKPGIAFVPKDSITMDSIFKETIESGRFYEEVSVDQELRQQEFENFHTTDDHLMHIVGTSKNNEGKTFYRTKNSWGTSNFYEGFVYVSPAYFRLKTIAIMVHKDAIPADLKTKLGL, encoded by the coding sequence ATGAAAAAACTATTCATCATTCTGATTTTGGCCATGATGCAGCAAGTATCTTTTAGCCAATATATTTTTACCGACACAAAAGATAACCAGTGTACGGAGGTTAAAAGCCAGGATAAAACAGGAACCTGCTGGAGCTATTCCACCACTTCGTTTCTGGAATCTGAATTGATTCGCATGGGTAAACCCAAACTGGATCTTTCAGAGATGTACACCGTACGAACCATTTATATGGACAAAGCGCAGAATTATCTGCTTCGCCAGGGGAAAGCCAATTTCGGACAGGGCGGTCTTTCACACGATGTGATCAGGGCCTATAAAATGGCTGGTGCTGTTCCTGAATCTGCTTATTCAGGTTTAACAGAAGGCCGAATTCAACACAACCACAGCCGCTTGGAAAGGGAACTGAAAAATTATCTGGACGGGTTGATTTCAAAGGGGGAGGTCCCTGAAGACTGGAGAGATAAGGTCAATGAGATTCTGGATGAAAACCTCGGACCTGTACATTCTTCCTTCGAATACGCTGGAAAAAGCCTAACTGCTGAAACTTTCACCAAAACACTGGGTTTAAATCCTGATGACTACATTACCCTGACTTCCTTTACCCATCATCCTTTTTATTCAAAATTCATCCTGGAGATTCCGGATAACTATTCAAATGGTTTTTATTATAATGTGCCTTTGGATGATTTGGTGCGTATTACAGATAATGCAATCAACACCGGGTACACCATCGCCTGGGATGCGGATGTCAGTGAACCATTTTTTATGTTCAAACCGGGCATCGCCTTTGTGCCAAAAGATTCCATAACAATGGATTCAATTTTTAAGGAAACTATAGAAAGTGGAAGATTTTACGAAGAAGTTTCTGTGGATCAGGAGCTGCGCCAACAAGAGTTTGAGAATTTCCATACTACCGATGATCACTTGATGCATATTGTAGGAACTTCTAAAAATAACGAAGGAAAAACTTTTTATCGTACAAAAAATTCCTGGGGAACATCCAATTTTTACGAAGGATTTGTTTATGTATCTCCTGCTTATTTCAGATTAAAGACCAT
- a CDS encoding gliding motility-associated C-terminal domain-containing protein, whose translation MKPRVILSTLFLMLNFYAARATHIVGGEMNYTCLGNNQYEITLTIFRDCFYGNPNAWFDNPASIGVFDVNNLLLQEIQIPLMNNDTLVPTLSGECFVVPPDVCVHTTTYTTIVTLPPVIGGYQLAYQRCCRNQTIANIIDPLGTGATYGLTISEQALLECNSSPQFVQWPPLYICVNEPIVFDQSAIDADGDSIVYRLCAPLQGADPNVPQPQPPNPPPYDPVTWVDPPYGVNNMLNGIPGGAPLQIDSETGLLTGLPNTVGQFVVGICIEEYRNGVLISTTRRDFQYNVGVCGQWVASFFAPEIQCEGLEVTFDNMSIGTDEFIWTFGDPSNPDFQSTEHSPIYTYPDTGSYLVTLIAGPDNPCVDTFQQEIYLQYNSLFPNFGIAFESCTDSMTIQVTDLSIDTLFDITEWYWQFLPGSQTSTVQNPLFYATQTGIYTIRLTVMAENGCEKTIDQIVFVNMVEEELVADTLQICLGETAALNDDFSLAYQYEWSPPDNFSDPAQPNPVVAPVETTTYTVTISDMDGFCHIERSVTVVVPPALDLVMPPDTVLCDPDILLEAAAAGAEYWEWSADAGFTAIIGNEPSVVVSPLGAMTYYVRVLDGNECPTTDSVTVESNGVNLLKPDTIIACLGETPAVWVLNVDPADMLNYEWEPIDQILSGNTGDTIVVNPANLGPTTFFVHAVNQFDCMVSDSVVVYMIDTTSQEAFLTSTQCSGFTVQFASTSVNAPFYTWHFFDPAAPPGQTATGAEASFTYSGPGTYEVGITLPFGLNCQDTLYYEVIVGDSQIAVDFTWAYESCSDTAVIQFTDLSQNDQSSITGWSWDFSNGIFSEDQNPQVEFFNSGTWEVSLTLTSSDGCVDSIVIPVTLELVEETLQDTVWVCPGDSVQLNPILMGDYEYLWSPGEGLSNPLSSNPWASPPQTTTYTAAISSLENLCSIDQTITAFVTPMITYELSPDTSICDAEFLLYANSDEAVQYAWSTSSDFSILLSEDQEFLVPLGGLESSYYIRMTDEFGCTVQDMVNVQGNGINVSLDGEVSLCIGDTISLEVINLLPGTLTYIWSPVADIVEGENTATPLVNPEVSTIFNVAIQNEYGCTLDTSIMVNIFNFTPPLLASADPDTIIGGESSLLTATNDATYTYLWQPSGTLNFYTLPDVVASPEETTTYEVTIRDENGCINQALVTVFVLNLECAEPYIFIPSGFTPDGDGLNDVLEVYGNNIAEMHLIIYNRWGELVFESFDQSETWDGTYNGKELSTEAFGFYLEVKCDDGKTFLKKGNITLVK comes from the coding sequence TTGAAACCCAGAGTAATACTTTCCACACTCTTTTTAATGTTGAATTTTTATGCCGCCAGAGCCACGCATATTGTAGGTGGGGAAATGAATTATACTTGCCTGGGAAACAACCAATATGAAATCACGCTTACCATTTTCAGGGATTGTTTTTACGGGAACCCTAATGCCTGGTTTGACAATCCGGCTTCTATCGGCGTTTTTGATGTAAATAATCTGTTGCTCCAGGAAATACAGATTCCTTTGATGAATAATGACACCCTGGTGCCAACACTGAGCGGAGAGTGTTTTGTCGTGCCTCCTGATGTTTGTGTGCATACCACGACTTATACGACCATTGTGACCTTGCCTCCGGTGATTGGCGGATACCAGCTGGCCTACCAGCGTTGTTGTCGGAATCAGACCATTGCCAATATTATTGATCCCCTGGGTACCGGGGCGACCTACGGACTTACCATTTCCGAACAGGCCCTTTTGGAATGCAACAGCAGCCCGCAATTTGTCCAATGGCCCCCTTTATACATCTGTGTAAATGAACCCATTGTGTTTGACCAGTCGGCCATTGATGCCGACGGGGATTCTATCGTTTACCGATTGTGTGCCCCGTTGCAGGGAGCCGATCCGAATGTTCCACAACCTCAGCCCCCTAATCCGCCGCCTTACGATCCGGTCACCTGGGTAGATCCTCCTTACGGGGTGAATAATATGCTCAACGGTATTCCGGGAGGAGCTCCTTTGCAGATTGATTCGGAAACGGGATTGTTGACAGGACTGCCCAATACGGTAGGACAGTTTGTGGTGGGCATTTGCATTGAAGAATACAGGAATGGTGTCCTGATTTCCACTACCCGCCGCGATTTTCAATACAATGTGGGGGTTTGTGGGCAATGGGTGGCTTCCTTTTTTGCGCCTGAAATCCAATGCGAAGGACTGGAAGTGACTTTTGACAATATGAGTATCGGTACGGATGAGTTTATCTGGACCTTTGGGGATCCTTCCAACCCAGATTTTCAATCGACGGAACATTCACCAATCTACACTTATCCGGATACCGGCAGTTACCTGGTCACCCTGATCGCTGGTCCGGACAATCCATGTGTCGATACTTTCCAGCAGGAAATTTATCTTCAATACAATTCACTTTTTCCGAATTTCGGGATTGCTTTTGAATCCTGTACGGATTCGATGACCATTCAGGTGACCGATCTTTCAATCGACACCTTGTTTGATATTACAGAATGGTACTGGCAGTTCCTGCCGGGGAGCCAAACGTCAACGGTTCAAAACCCTTTGTTTTATGCCACGCAGACGGGGATTTATACCATCAGGCTCACCGTAATGGCAGAAAACGGGTGTGAAAAAACCATAGATCAAATCGTGTTCGTCAATATGGTGGAGGAGGAACTCGTTGCCGATACTTTGCAGATATGCCTGGGCGAAACTGCAGCCCTGAATGATGACTTTTCATTGGCTTACCAATATGAGTGGTCCCCTCCCGATAACTTTTCAGACCCGGCCCAGCCCAATCCTGTTGTGGCACCTGTCGAGACCACCACTTATACCGTGACCATTTCAGATATGGATGGTTTTTGTCATATCGAAAGATCGGTAACGGTGGTCGTTCCCCCTGCCCTGGATTTGGTAATGCCTCCTGATACTGTCCTTTGCGATCCGGATATACTTTTAGAAGCTGCCGCGGCAGGAGCTGAATATTGGGAATGGTCGGCTGATGCTGGTTTTACGGCGATTATTGGGAACGAACCTTCAGTGGTGGTTTCTCCTTTAGGGGCCATGACTTATTATGTCCGCGTTTTGGACGGAAACGAATGCCCGACAACAGATAGCGTAACCGTGGAAAGCAACGGGGTGAATCTTTTGAAACCGGACACCATCATTGCCTGTTTGGGGGAAACCCCAGCCGTGTGGGTGCTCAACGTAGACCCTGCGGATATGCTGAATTACGAATGGGAACCAATAGACCAGATCCTTTCTGGCAATACCGGGGATACTATTGTCGTCAACCCGGCAAATTTGGGGCCTACTACCTTTTTTGTACATGCGGTCAACCAGTTTGATTGTATGGTTTCGGATTCGGTGGTGGTTTATATGATCGATACCACTTCCCAGGAGGCTTTTTTAACTTCAACCCAATGCAGTGGATTTACGGTTCAGTTTGCTTCAACGAGCGTAAATGCCCCTTTTTATACCTGGCATTTTTTTGATCCGGCGGCTCCCCCGGGACAGACGGCCACCGGGGCTGAGGCCTCCTTTACCTATTCGGGGCCAGGAACCTACGAAGTGGGGATTACCCTTCCTTTCGGATTAAACTGCCAGGATACTTTGTACTATGAGGTGATTGTAGGTGATTCACAGATTGCGGTAGATTTTACCTGGGCGTATGAAAGTTGCAGTGATACCGCGGTCATACAATTTACTGATCTTTCTCAGAACGACCAAAGTAGCATTACCGGTTGGAGTTGGGATTTTAGCAACGGCATATTTTCTGAAGATCAAAATCCCCAGGTGGAGTTTTTTAACTCCGGAACATGGGAAGTCAGTCTCACCCTTACCTCTTCGGACGGCTGCGTCGATTCTATTGTTATACCGGTCACGCTGGAATTGGTGGAGGAAACCCTGCAGGATACCGTTTGGGTTTGCCCGGGAGATTCGGTTCAGCTCAACCCTATATTAATGGGCGATTATGAATACTTGTGGTCACCGGGAGAAGGCTTGTCCAATCCCTTGTCCTCCAATCCCTGGGCTTCACCCCCGCAAACGACCACATACACCGCCGCAATAAGTTCCCTGGAAAATTTATGTTCCATTGACCAAACCATAACAGCTTTTGTTACCCCGATGATTACTTACGAACTTTCTCCTGATACCTCCATTTGCGACGCTGAATTCCTTCTGTACGCGAATAGTGATGAAGCCGTTCAGTACGCCTGGTCCACCAGTTCTGATTTTTCCATATTACTGAGTGAAGACCAGGAATTTCTGGTGCCATTGGGCGGTTTGGAATCATCCTATTACATCCGGATGACGGACGAATTTGGGTGTACGGTTCAGGATATGGTGAATGTGCAGGGAAATGGAATTAATGTTTCCCTTGACGGAGAGGTTTCCCTTTGCATTGGGGATACGATTTCATTGGAGGTCATCAATTTACTCCCGGGCACCCTGACTTACATTTGGAGCCCCGTTGCTGATATTGTTGAGGGAGAAAATACAGCAACCCCCTTGGTTAATCCCGAAGTATCTACCATTTTCAACGTGGCGATTCAGAATGAGTACGGATGTACCCTGGATACCTCCATTATGGTAAATATTTTCAATTTTACACCTCCATTGCTGGCCTCCGCAGATCCTGATACCATCATTGGCGGAGAAAGCAGTTTGTTGACTGCAACCAATGATGCAACATACACCTATTTATGGCAGCCATCGGGCACCTTAAATTTTTATACCCTGCCCGATGTAGTGGCATCCCCGGAGGAAACCACTACTTATGAGGTCACCATCCGTGATGAAAACGGGTGTATCAACCAGGCCCTGGTGACGGTTTTTGTGTTGAACCTGGAGTGTGCAGAACCCTATATTTTTATCCCTTCCGGTTTTACGCCTGATGGAGATGGGTTGAATGATGTGCTGGAAGTGTACGGGAACAATATTGCCGAAATGCACCTTATCATTTACAATCGTTGGGGAGAGCTCGTTTTTGAGAGTTTTGATCAATCGGAAACCTGGGACGGGACTTACAATGGCAAGGAATTGTCAACGGAAGCTTTCGGGTTTTACCTGGAGGTCAAATGTGATGACGGAAAAACGTTTTTGAAAAAAGGAAACATAACTTTAGTAAAATAG
- a CDS encoding CoA transferase, whose protein sequence is MEFFKGLKIIELASVLAGPAVGAFFAELGAEVLKIENKRTSGDVTRKWKLPSENPEATSAYYASVNWNKTVLFLDLDEPLDRKRLYDLLPDVDIVVSNFKPASAQKMGMDYETFKSYNPSIIFAQLTGFGEDSNLPAFDVVLQAEAGFLYMSGEPDRPPVKMPVALIDILAAHQLKEGILVGLIKRMQTGEGSYVSSSLFESAVASLANQATNWLMAGHIPQPMGTGHPNIAPYGDIFYAKDDKPIVIAVGTDEQFRKLCDCLELPHLATDNRFRTNHERVRNRIILVEFLRPGFNKYSRAALMDSLNQKGVPAGRVRNMEEVFEIPAARQMILEETKEDGTVCRSVRTIAFDLK, encoded by the coding sequence ATGGAGTTTTTCAAAGGACTAAAAATAATTGAATTGGCCAGCGTACTGGCAGGCCCTGCCGTCGGAGCCTTTTTTGCGGAACTGGGGGCCGAAGTTTTGAAAATCGAAAACAAAAGGACATCAGGTGATGTGACCAGGAAATGGAAATTGCCGTCGGAAAACCCCGAAGCCACCTCGGCTTATTATGCCAGCGTCAATTGGAACAAAACGGTTTTGTTTTTGGATCTGGATGAACCTCTTGACCGTAAACGCCTGTACGATCTTTTGCCCGACGTTGATATTGTGGTGAGTAATTTTAAGCCGGCTTCTGCCCAAAAGATGGGCATGGATTATGAAACGTTTAAATCCTATAATCCGTCCATCATTTTTGCGCAGCTTACTGGTTTTGGTGAAGACTCCAACCTGCCGGCCTTTGATGTAGTGTTGCAGGCCGAAGCAGGGTTTCTTTATATGTCAGGCGAGCCGGATAGGCCACCCGTAAAAATGCCTGTGGCCCTGATTGATATCCTGGCGGCTCATCAGCTTAAAGAAGGGATCCTGGTGGGGCTGATCAAAAGGATGCAAACGGGTGAAGGCAGTTACGTTTCCAGTTCATTGTTTGAATCTGCTGTGGCTTCTTTGGCCAACCAGGCGACCAACTGGCTCATGGCCGGGCATATTCCCCAGCCGATGGGTACCGGGCATCCCAATATTGCTCCTTATGGAGATATTTTTTATGCCAAAGATGATAAACCCATCGTCATTGCCGTAGGGACCGACGAGCAGTTTCGTAAACTGTGCGATTGCCTGGAGTTGCCGCACCTCGCCACAGATAATCGTTTTCGAACGAATCATGAAAGGGTACGAAACCGGATCATCCTGGTGGAATTTTTGCGACCCGGATTCAATAAATATTCCCGGGCAGCTTTGATGGACTCATTGAATCAAAAAGGGGTACCTGCCGGCAGAGTCAGAAATATGGAGGAGGTTTTTGAAATTCCCGCCGCCCGCCAAATGATTTTGGAAGAAACCAAGGAAGACGGAACGGTGTGCAGGAGTGTAAGAACCATTGCTTTTGATTTAAAATAG
- a CDS encoding 2-isopropylmalate synthase, which produces MANDKVYIFDTSLRDGEQVPGCKLKREEKVEIAKQLELLGVDIIEAGFPISSPGDFQSVMEIAKAVKYPTVCGLSRAIENDIKTAAEALQYAKRPRIHTGIGTSDSHIKYKLNSTQDKIMERAIAAVKYAKSFVEDVEFYAEDAGRTDNVYLARVIEAVIAAGATVVNIPDTTGYCLPEEYGAKIRFLMENVPNIHKATVSTHCHNDLGLATANSIAGIQAGARQIECTINGIGERAGNTSLEEVVMIMSQHPYLNLYTDIKTKMLTETSHLVSDRMGMFVQANKAIVGANAFAHSSGIHQDGVIKRRDTYEIIDPLEVGVDHSKIVLTARSGRAALAYRFKNIGFDLTKEELDKVYIEFLKVADAKKEVNDEDLSEIIKLERKQVA; this is translated from the coding sequence ATGGCAAACGATAAAGTATATATCTTCGATACAAGCCTCCGCGACGGCGAACAAGTTCCGGGTTGCAAACTAAAAAGAGAGGAAAAAGTTGAAATTGCAAAGCAACTTGAATTGCTGGGGGTTGACATTATAGAAGCGGGGTTTCCCATCAGCAGCCCCGGTGATTTTCAGTCGGTGATGGAAATCGCCAAAGCGGTAAAATACCCCACCGTTTGCGGATTATCCCGGGCTATTGAAAATGATATAAAAACGGCTGCAGAGGCCCTTCAATATGCAAAACGTCCCAGAATCCATACCGGCATCGGCACCTCGGATTCCCATATTAAATATAAACTGAATTCTACCCAGGATAAGATCATGGAGCGGGCCATTGCTGCCGTAAAATATGCCAAATCCTTCGTTGAGGATGTTGAATTTTATGCAGAAGATGCCGGCCGTACGGATAATGTTTACCTGGCAAGGGTCATTGAAGCGGTAATCGCTGCAGGGGCAACCGTAGTAAATATCCCGGACACCACAGGATATTGCCTGCCCGAAGAATACGGCGCCAAGATCAGGTTTTTGATGGAAAATGTTCCTAATATCCATAAGGCTACCGTCTCCACCCATTGCCATAATGACCTGGGATTGGCTACCGCCAACTCCATTGCAGGAATACAGGCAGGAGCCAGGCAGATCGAATGTACCATAAACGGGATTGGAGAACGCGCCGGCAACACTTCTCTGGAAGAAGTCGTCATGATCATGAGCCAGCACCCGTATTTAAACTTATATACCGATATTAAGACCAAAATGTTAACGGAAACCAGTCACCTGGTATCCGACAGGATGGGAATGTTTGTTCAGGCCAATAAAGCAATTGTGGGAGCGAATGCCTTTGCTCACTCCTCAGGAATTCATCAGGATGGTGTGATTAAAAGACGTGATACTTATGAGATCATCGACCCGCTTGAAGTAGGAGTTGATCATTCCAAAATCGTACTTACTGCCCGAAGCGGCCGTGCTGCTCTCGCCTACAGATTTAAAAATATAGGCTTTGATCTGACCAAAGAAGAACTCGACAAAGTGTATATCGAATTCCTTAAAGTTGCCGATGCCAAGAAAGAAGTGAACGATGAAGATCTCAGTGAAATCATCAAACTCGAAAGAAAACAAGTAGCCTAA
- the leuC gene encoding 3-isopropylmalate dehydratase large subunit encodes MTLFDKIWDAHIVKELPGSMQVLYIDKHLIHEVTSPQAFDGLKQRGIKLFRPEQTVATADHNVPTKDQNLPIREALSRFQVDKLTENCKEFGVELYGLGHPNQGIVHVIGPELGITLPGMTMVCGDSHTSTHGAFGTIAFGIGTSQVEQVFATQCLLQTRPKKMRITIDGELHPGVLAKDIILYIISKLSVSGATGYFVEYAGSAIRSLSMEGRMTICNMSIEMGARGGLIAPDETTFAYIKGRPFAPQGEDFEKAVAYWKTLPSDEHAIFDKEYHYKAEDIQPMVTYGTNPGMGIGVSESIPLPESMDSPVNFRKSLDYMGLSGQKSLQGQPIDYVFIGSCTNSRIEDLRMAAQFVKGKKKSDKVTVWVVPGSKQVEAQAIEEGLDKIFAEAGFDFREPGCSACLGMNEDKIPEGKYCISTSNRNFEGRQGPGARTILASPLMAAAAAIAGEIVDVRDLV; translated from the coding sequence ATGACATTATTCGATAAAATTTGGGATGCCCATATTGTCAAAGAATTACCCGGCAGTATGCAGGTTTTATATATTGACAAGCACCTCATCCACGAAGTTACCAGCCCTCAGGCTTTTGACGGTTTAAAACAAAGAGGCATCAAACTGTTCCGACCGGAACAAACCGTTGCCACTGCCGACCATAATGTTCCCACCAAGGATCAAAATCTTCCCATCCGCGAAGCACTTTCCCGTTTTCAGGTGGATAAACTCACGGAGAATTGCAAGGAATTTGGTGTTGAACTTTACGGCCTTGGTCATCCCAACCAGGGAATTGTTCATGTTATCGGTCCTGAATTGGGGATCACATTGCCCGGCATGACCATGGTTTGCGGAGACAGCCATACCTCAACCCACGGAGCATTTGGCACCATTGCTTTTGGCATTGGCACCAGCCAGGTGGAACAGGTCTTCGCTACTCAATGCCTGCTCCAGACAAGGCCCAAAAAAATGCGTATTACCATAGATGGAGAATTGCATCCCGGCGTCCTGGCCAAAGACATCATCCTTTACATCATATCAAAATTGAGCGTAAGCGGCGCTACCGGTTACTTCGTGGAATATGCAGGTTCCGCCATCCGGTCGCTGTCGATGGAAGGTCGCATGACCATCTGTAACATGAGTATTGAGATGGGAGCACGTGGTGGGCTCATCGCTCCTGATGAAACGACTTTTGCCTACATCAAGGGACGGCCCTTTGCTCCCCAGGGAGAAGATTTTGAAAAAGCAGTGGCTTATTGGAAGACATTACCTTCCGACGAGCACGCTATTTTTGATAAGGAATATCATTACAAGGCCGAAGACATCCAGCCAATGGTAACCTACGGAACCAACCCGGGAATGGGAATTGGTGTTTCGGAGTCCATTCCACTTCCGGAAAGTATGGATAGCCCAGTCAATTTTAGAAAATCACTCGATTATATGGGCCTTTCGGGTCAGAAAAGCCTACAAGGACAACCCATTGACTATGTTTTTATCGGTAGTTGTACCAATTCCCGTATAGAAGATCTTCGCATGGCTGCGCAATTTGTTAAAGGGAAAAAGAAATCAGATAAGGTAACCGTTTGGGTGGTTCCCGGAAGTAAACAGGTGGAAGCTCAGGCCATTGAAGAGGGGTTGGATAAAATTTTTGCCGAAGCAGGTTTTGATTTCAGAGAGCCCGGATGTTCGGCATGTCTTGGAATGAATGAAGATAAGATCCCGGAAGGAAAATATTGCATTTCAACCTCAAACAGGAATTTTGAAGGAAGACAGGGACCCGGTGCCCGAACCATCCTGGCAAGTCCGCTGATGGCTGCAGCAGCAGCCATCGCAGGAGAAATCGTCGATGTAAGAGACCTGGTTTAA
- the leuD gene encoding 3-isopropylmalate dehydratase small subunit, with amino-acid sequence MEKFIKLTSPAVPLPVEDIDTDQIIPARFLKATTREGFGNNLFIDWRQKSDGSSKEDFILNNPRYHGKILVAGKNFGCGSSREHAAWAIYDYGFRVVVSSFFADIFKGNALNNGLLPVQVSDEFLDKIFSAIEKDPDTQFEVDLVNQHFTIMTTGEQATFEISAYKKDCMINGFDDIDYLLSLKKDIEAYELKKAI; translated from the coding sequence ATGGAAAAATTTATAAAATTAACCTCCCCGGCAGTACCATTGCCCGTTGAAGACATTGATACGGATCAGATCATTCCGGCCCGTTTTTTAAAAGCAACCACTCGTGAAGGATTTGGAAACAACCTCTTCATTGACTGGCGCCAGAAGTCAGACGGCAGTTCAAAAGAGGACTTTATATTAAATAATCCCCGGTACCACGGGAAAATCCTGGTGGCCGGCAAAAATTTCGGCTGCGGATCCAGCAGGGAACATGCCGCCTGGGCCATTTACGATTATGGTTTCAGAGTGGTCGTGTCCAGCTTTTTTGCAGATATTTTCAAAGGCAATGCGTTGAATAACGGACTGCTTCCTGTCCAGGTATCCGATGAATTCCTGGATAAAATATTCAGTGCCATCGAAAAAGATCCGGATACCCAATTTGAAGTGGACCTGGTTAACCAGCATTTCACTATTATGACTACGGGGGAGCAAGCTACCTTTGAGATATCTGCCTATAAAAAAGACTGCATGATCAATGGCTTTGATGATATTGACTATCTTTTGAGCCTGAAAAAAGATATTGAAGCTTATGAACTAAAAAAGGCTATTTAG
- a CDS encoding GxxExxY protein produces MHENEISFGIRGAIFEVYNALGPGLLESIYEAALVKELKSRGINVVRQKPIPVFYKGEELGMGFRSDLFVEDKVIVEIKSVEQLHKVFFKILLSYLRLSDIKLGILVNFNVDKIEDGMHRMVNNL; encoded by the coding sequence ATGCATGAAAATGAAATTTCTTTTGGTATCAGAGGTGCTATTTTTGAGGTATATAATGCCTTGGGGCCCGGTTTGTTGGAATCCATTTATGAGGCAGCTTTAGTAAAGGAGCTAAAAAGCCGGGGAATCAACGTAGTACGACAAAAACCTATTCCTGTTTTTTACAAAGGTGAGGAATTGGGAATGGGTTTCAGATCAGACCTTTTCGTCGAAGATAAAGTCATTGTGGAAATAAAATCAGTTGAACAACTTCACAAGGTTTTCTTTAAAATTCTCCTGAGTTATTTGAGGCTATCCGACATAAAATTGGGTATTCTTGTAAATTTTAACGTGGATAAAATAGAAGATGGGATGCATAGAATGGTAAACAACCTATGA
- the leuB gene encoding 3-isopropylmalate dehydrogenase yields the protein MNLKLAVLAGDGIGPEVTKQAIKVLDAIGRKFGHQFEYTEAPVGATAIDQTGNPLPKETLDLCLASDAILFGAIGHPKYDNDPNAKVRPEQGLLALRKELGLFANIRPVSAYDNLLHLSPLQKDRIQGVDILILRELTGGIYFGEKGRKNDGKTAYDVCTYHEFEIERIAKLAFEYALQRRKKVTLVDKANVLETSRLWRDKVGKMAADYPEVTLDFMFVDNAAMQLIQHPNHFDVMLTSNMFGDILSDEASVIAGSMGLLPSASIGVHTSMFEPIHGSYPQATGKDIANPMAAILSAGMLLDAFNLTVEGDAIRTAVREILEAGIGTEELHPEKVCGCEEIGDLIAAKI from the coding sequence ATGAATTTAAAATTGGCAGTGCTTGCCGGAGACGGTATCGGCCCGGAAGTTACAAAACAGGCAATCAAGGTACTTGATGCCATTGGCAGGAAATTCGGACATCAATTTGAATATACGGAAGCTCCTGTCGGAGCGACGGCTATCGATCAAACAGGGAATCCCTTGCCCAAGGAAACACTCGACTTATGTCTCGCTTCCGATGCCATCCTTTTCGGGGCTATCGGACACCCCAAATACGATAACGACCCCAATGCCAAAGTACGCCCCGAACAGGGTCTCCTGGCTCTGAGAAAAGAGCTGGGATTGTTCGCCAACATACGCCCGGTAAGTGCCTACGATAATTTATTACATCTTTCTCCTTTACAAAAAGACCGTATTCAGGGAGTGGACATACTCATCCTGAGGGAACTCACAGGAGGTATCTATTTTGGTGAAAAAGGACGAAAAAATGATGGAAAAACAGCTTACGATGTTTGTACTTACCACGAATTTGAGATCGAGCGTATTGCCAAACTGGCCTTCGAATATGCCTTGCAAAGAAGAAAAAAAGTGACCCTGGTCGACAAAGCCAATGTACTGGAAACTTCCCGCCTCTGGCGCGATAAAGTCGGCAAAATGGCCGCTGATTACCCGGAAGTGACCCTGGACTTCATGTTTGTCGATAATGCCGCCATGCAGCTCATCCAACATCCCAACCATTTTGATGTCATGCTCACCAGCAATATGTTTGGAGACATTTTATCAGATGAAGCCAGCGTGATCGCCGGATCTATGGGACTATTGCCCTCAGCTTCCATCGGGGTACACACCTCCATGTTCGAACCCATTCACGGCTCTTACCCCCAGGCAACAGGGAAAGATATTGCCAACCCAATGGCGGCTATTCTTTCGGCAGGAATGCTGCTGGACGCATTTAATCTGACCGTTGAAGGGGATGCCATCAGAACAGCCGTCCGTGAAATCCTGGAAGCGGGCATCGGAACAGAGGAACTGCACCCAGAAAAGGTTTGCGGTTGTGAAGAAATCGGCGATCTGATCGCAGCTAAAATATAA